A single region of the Silene latifolia isolate original U9 population chromosome 8, ASM4854445v1, whole genome shotgun sequence genome encodes:
- the LOC141597433 gene encoding uncharacterized protein LOC141597433: MRLLSLRLLRLSPSKFAFIILILLVPSVLFAILTHHRKITYFLRPLWDNPPSPFSRLPHYYAENVSMNHLCGLHGWSVRSRPRRVFDAIIFSNELELLEIRWHELQPYVTKFVIMESNTTFTGIPKPLYFASNRARFSFAESQISYGLFPGRVRIPGSHEDPFELERRHRLAMNRLIRQAGISNDDLLIMSDADEIPSPHTVKLLQWCDGFPRVMHLELKHYMYSFEFPVDYSSWRASAHIYGPSTWYRHSRLSDVILSDSGWHCSFCFKHLQDFVFKMTAYSHADRVRRREFLEPQRIQGIICKGSDLFDMLPEEYSFRELIKKMGSIPRSSSGVHLPGYMLENSEKFKFLLPGGCVRDLETETVPSNN; the protein is encoded by the coding sequence ATGCGCCTTCTATCTCTCCGCCTCCTGAGGCTTTCCCCATCTAAATTTGCATTCATCATACTAATTCTTCTTGTGCCAAGTgtcttgtttgcaattctcacacaCCATCGAAAAATTACTTATTTTCTCCGCCCTCTATGGGACAACCCCCCTTCGCCATTTTCCCGCCTCCCTCACTATTATGCCGAGAATGTGTCCATGAATCATCTGTGTGGCCTCCATGGATGGTCAGTCCGTTCTCGACCCCGTCGAGTGTTTGATGCTATTATCTTCAGTAATGAGCTGGAATTGCTTGAAATCCGGTGGCACGAGCTACAACCCTATGTAACCAAATTTGTCATCATGGAATCAAACACTACCTTCACAGGCATCCCTAAACCTCTCTACTTTGCGTCAAACCGTGCCCGGTTCTCTTTTGCTGAAAGTCAAATCTCCTACGGCTTATTTCCTGGCCGTGTTAGAATTCCGGGGTCCCACGAGGATCCCTTTGAGCTCGAGAGGCGTCACCGGCTCGCAATGAATCGCTTAATCCGACAGGCAGGCATCTCTAATGACGATCTACTGATAATGTCGGATGCAGACGAGATTCCAAGCCCTCACACTGTTAAGCTGCTGCAGTGGTGTGACGGGTTCCCTCGTGTGATGCACCTTGAGCTAAAGCACTACATGTACTCATTTGAGTTCCCCGTTGACTACAGCAGTTGGCGGGCATCGGCCCATATCTATGGCCCATCAACCTGGTATAGACATTCCAGACTATCTGACGTTATTCTTTCAGATTCCGGCTGGCATTGCAGCTTCTGCTTTAAACACCTTCAAGATTTTGTATTCAAGATGACGGCTTATAGTCACGCTGACCGGGTTAGAAGAAGAGAGTTCTTAGAACCCCAGAGAATACAAGGTATAATTTGTAAGGGCAGTGACCTGTTTGATATGCTTCCTGAAGAGTACAGTTTCAGAGAACTGATTAAGAAGATGGGATCAATTCCGCGTTCTTCTTCAGGAGTTCATCTTCCTGGTTATATGTTGGAGAACTCTGAGAAATTCAAGTTCCTACTTCCTGGTGGTTGTGTAAGAGACCTAGAAACCGAGACAGTTCCTTCGAATAATTAG